In the Caballeronia sp. LZ062 genome, one interval contains:
- a CDS encoding SDR family oxidoreductase produces the protein MSAKVAVITGAGRGLGRSAALKLAQQGVGIIGTWNSDAAAAEAVAGEVEELGCKCAMLKLDVARSETFGAFADEVCKALEQTFDRTNFDFLVNNAGIGIHAPFAETTPEQFDQLVNIHLKGPFFLTQALLPFLHEEGSIVNVSSGLTRFALPGYAAYATMKGGVEVLTRYLAKELGPHGITVNAIAPGAIETDFGGGAVRDNEELNEFVAQNTALGRAGLPDDIGGAIAAMLSDGNRWMTAQRVEVSGGMFI, from the coding sequence ATGAGCGCGAAAGTCGCAGTCATCACCGGGGCGGGCCGCGGGCTCGGACGCAGCGCGGCGCTAAAGCTCGCGCAACAGGGCGTGGGGATCATCGGCACGTGGAACAGCGACGCGGCCGCAGCCGAAGCGGTAGCCGGCGAAGTCGAGGAACTCGGCTGCAAGTGCGCGATGCTGAAGCTCGACGTCGCCCGTAGCGAAACCTTCGGCGCCTTCGCCGACGAAGTGTGCAAGGCGCTCGAACAGACGTTCGATCGCACGAATTTCGACTTCCTCGTGAACAACGCGGGCATCGGCATCCACGCGCCTTTCGCCGAGACGACGCCCGAGCAGTTCGACCAGCTCGTGAACATCCACCTGAAGGGGCCGTTTTTTCTGACGCAGGCGCTGCTGCCGTTCTTGCACGAGGAAGGCAGCATCGTAAACGTGTCGAGCGGACTCACGCGATTCGCGCTACCGGGTTACGCGGCGTATGCCACCATGAAAGGCGGCGTCGAGGTGCTCACGCGCTATCTCGCGAAGGAACTGGGACCGCACGGCATCACGGTCAATGCCATCGCGCCGGGCGCGATCGAAACGGATTTCGGCGGCGGCGCCGTGCGCGACAACGAAGAGTTGAACGAATTCGTCGCGCAGAACACGGCGCTCGGGCGCGCGGGACTGCCGGACGATATCGGCGGCGCGATCGCGGCAATGCTGTCGGACGGCAATCGCTGGATGACGGCGCAGCGCGTCGAAGTATCGGGCGGGATGTTCATCTGA
- a CDS encoding DUF938 domain-containing protein yields the protein MQAPIRTDATVRRRAPAAERNRDAILTVLARVLPPRGVVLEIASGTGQHAVHCAAALPQIVWQPSDSDAAARDSIAAWRAYAGLANLAEPLALDVTQNDWGTGEVAGIVCINMIHIAPWEAAEALFRGAAGRLAAGGVLYLYGPYRRNGAHTAPSNEAFDAQLRATDSRWGVRDMEAVEALGREARFTLAEAVPMPANNFSLVFVKDGDS from the coding sequence ATGCAAGCGCCAATCCGTACCGATGCCACCGTGCGCCGCCGCGCGCCCGCCGCCGAACGCAACCGCGACGCGATTCTAACGGTCCTCGCACGCGTGCTGCCGCCGCGCGGCGTGGTGCTGGAGATCGCGAGCGGCACCGGCCAGCATGCGGTGCACTGCGCGGCGGCGCTGCCGCAGATCGTCTGGCAACCGAGCGATTCCGACGCCGCCGCGCGCGACTCCATTGCCGCGTGGCGCGCCTACGCGGGCCTCGCCAACCTTGCCGAGCCACTGGCCCTCGACGTGACGCAGAACGACTGGGGCACCGGCGAAGTGGCGGGCATCGTGTGCATCAACATGATCCACATCGCGCCGTGGGAAGCCGCCGAGGCGCTTTTTCGCGGCGCGGCAGGGCGTCTGGCTGCGGGGGGCGTACTGTACCTGTACGGACCGTATCGGCGCAACGGGGCGCACACCGCGCCGAGCAACGAAGCATTCGATGCACAGTTGCGCGCCACCGATTCGCGCTGGGGCGTGCGCGACATGGAAGCCGTCGAAGCGCTCGGGCGGGAGGCGCGATTCACGCTCGCCGAAGCCGTGCCGATGCCGGCGAACAACTTCAGCCTCGTATTCGTCAAGGACGGCGACTCGTAG
- a CDS encoding GGDEF domain-containing protein encodes MRVPGPAPMAAAALLCLLIGLLFLAFQVRAIFSAQLQQEYVGLVLQAVERADTARASALALKDASTNDAQHRAAYREARIEWAARLASLHALIASSPTPAPALPPSALLPASDFSSASAALDAADAYWRRERDRASSDVRARIVSVSHTLIALSAIVFGVLITALGMYAKRNRQLVGISSEFEHASLHDAMTDLPNRRKLFAALEESAEALADGADTKRIAVLYIDLDGFKRVNDTHGHRIGDEFLIAVSRRFRQTVRNSDIVARIGGDEFAVLVREFSSDLELAAIAQRIIHCVAETDARMGLSLVRASVGIASFPDRVSDYWRLVAAADETMYTVKRNGKNGYAFASSGG; translated from the coding sequence CTGCGGGTGCCCGGCCCCGCGCCGATGGCCGCCGCCGCGCTGCTGTGCCTGCTGATCGGCCTGCTCTTTCTCGCGTTTCAGGTGCGCGCGATCTTCTCTGCGCAGCTTCAGCAGGAATACGTCGGACTCGTGCTGCAGGCCGTCGAGCGCGCGGATACCGCCCGTGCATCGGCGCTCGCGCTGAAAGATGCATCCACGAACGACGCGCAGCATCGCGCCGCTTACCGTGAGGCGCGCATCGAGTGGGCGGCGCGGCTCGCGAGCCTGCACGCGCTGATCGCGTCGAGCCCGACACCCGCACCCGCGCTGCCGCCGTCCGCGCTCTTGCCGGCATCGGACTTCAGCTCAGCGAGCGCCGCGCTCGACGCCGCCGACGCGTACTGGCGCCGCGAACGCGATCGCGCGAGCAGTGACGTGCGCGCGCGCATCGTGAGCGTGTCGCATACGCTGATCGCGCTGTCGGCCATCGTATTCGGCGTGCTCATCACCGCGCTCGGCATGTATGCAAAACGCAATCGGCAGCTCGTCGGCATTTCGAGCGAGTTCGAGCATGCGTCGCTGCACGACGCGATGACCGATCTGCCGAACCGCCGCAAGCTCTTCGCCGCGCTGGAGGAATCGGCGGAGGCGCTCGCCGATGGCGCGGATACGAAGCGCATCGCCGTGCTGTACATCGACCTCGACGGCTTCAAGCGCGTGAACGATACGCACGGCCACCGCATCGGCGACGAATTCCTGATCGCGGTGTCGCGGCGCTTCCGCCAGACGGTACGCAATAGCGATATCGTCGCGCGCATAGGCGGCGACGAATTCGCGGTGCTGGTGCGGGAGTTTTCGAGCGATCTCGAACTTGCGGCCATCGCGCAACGCATCATCCATTGCGTCGCGGAAACGGATGCGCGCATGGGGCTCTCGCTCGTGCGCGCGAGCGTCGGCATTGCCAGCTTCCCGGATCGCGTGAGCGATTACTGGCGGCTCGTCGCCGCCGCCGACGAAACCATGTACACCGTCAAGCGCAACGGGAAGAACGGGTACGCGTTCGCGTCGTCGGGCGGGTAA
- a CDS encoding methyltransferase domain-containing protein: MREISYEEQTVNSINPLARFAHRTRMTMATELVTGLCPARGTVVDFGAGPGLFLHTLGESRRDVTLIGHDKFMVPAFPEVRYAESLDTIASHSVDVLTAFEVCEHLYPREVDTLLDDAARILKPNGALVISVPIMYGLAIAPKVSNWMIRSRTLKSEYTTAELLKAMVGMPVSRPHNPRTTHKGFDFRELRDLVSERFSLDAVHTSPVPHAPWWISSQYFMICRPRMQR; the protein is encoded by the coding sequence ATGCGCGAAATCTCGTACGAAGAACAAACCGTCAATTCGATCAATCCGCTCGCGCGCTTCGCGCATCGCACCCGCATGACGATGGCGACCGAACTCGTCACCGGTCTATGCCCCGCGAGGGGCACCGTGGTGGACTTCGGCGCGGGTCCGGGCCTCTTCCTGCACACGCTCGGCGAGTCACGGCGCGACGTCACGCTCATCGGCCACGACAAGTTCATGGTGCCGGCGTTTCCCGAAGTGAGATACGCGGAGTCGCTGGATACCATTGCATCGCATAGCGTCGATGTATTGACGGCCTTCGAGGTCTGCGAGCATCTCTACCCCCGCGAAGTCGATACGTTACTCGACGACGCCGCGCGAATTCTGAAGCCGAACGGTGCGCTCGTGATCTCAGTACCGATCATGTACGGCCTCGCGATTGCGCCGAAAGTATCGAACTGGATGATACGCAGCCGCACGCTCAAGTCCGAATACACGACGGCCGAACTGCTCAAGGCGATGGTCGGCATGCCCGTGAGCCGGCCGCACAATCCCCGCACGACGCATAAGGGCTTCGATTTCCGCGAGCTGCGCGATCTGGTCAGCGAGCGGTTCTCTCTCGATGCGGTGCACACCAGCCCGGTGCCGCACGCGCCTTGGTGGATCAGTTCGCAGTACTTCATGATCTGCAGACCGCGTATGCAGCGTTGA
- a CDS encoding DMT family transporter, with product MFSYVGGCVLFAALLHATWNAMLHGNADRFLSMTWMSICIGVVSVLAIPFLPTPANGAWPCIVASGLVHIGYNMALVRAYEGGDLGATYPIARGSSPMLVAMGAALFAREHPGVLPVVGIVLVSAGIVWLALQRGNLSRTGALAAFITGATIAVYTVIDGIGVRASGHALAYTAWMFAFYLLMPVLFIAMRGRQALRAPVPVVARNVAGGLVSVAAYGIVIWAMQFGAMGAVSALRETSVVFAALIGRIFLGEQLTARRLLACCVIAAGAVCIGA from the coding sequence ATGTTCAGCTACGTAGGCGGCTGCGTGCTCTTCGCCGCGCTGTTGCACGCGACCTGGAACGCGATGCTGCACGGCAACGCGGACCGCTTTCTTTCGATGACGTGGATGAGCATCTGCATCGGCGTGGTGTCGGTTCTCGCGATTCCTTTCTTGCCGACGCCCGCGAACGGCGCATGGCCGTGCATCGTCGCGTCGGGACTCGTGCATATCGGCTACAACATGGCGCTCGTGCGGGCTTATGAGGGCGGCGATCTCGGCGCGACGTATCCCATCGCACGCGGTTCATCGCCCATGCTCGTCGCTATGGGCGCCGCGCTGTTTGCGCGAGAGCATCCGGGCGTGCTGCCGGTGGTCGGCATCGTGCTGGTGTCAGCGGGCATCGTATGGCTTGCGTTGCAGCGCGGCAATCTCTCTCGAACGGGCGCGCTCGCCGCGTTCATCACAGGGGCGACCATCGCGGTCTATACGGTGATCGACGGCATCGGCGTGCGTGCGTCGGGGCACGCGCTCGCCTATACCGCATGGATGTTCGCGTTCTATCTGCTGATGCCGGTGCTTTTCATCGCGATGCGCGGACGGCAGGCGTTACGCGCGCCTGTCCCCGTCGTCGCGCGAAACGTGGCGGGCGGGCTGGTGTCCGTTGCGGCGTATGGCATCGTCATCTGGGCCATGCAGTTCGGCGCGATGGGCGCGGTCTCCGCGCTGCGCGAAACGAGCGTCGTTTTCGCGGCGCTGATCGGGCGCATTTTCCTCGGCGAGCAATTGACCGCGCGGCGTCTCTTGGCGTGTTGCGTGATCGCGGCGGGCGCGGTGTGCATCGGCGCATGA
- a CDS encoding DUF2235 domain-containing protein produces MKLALFFDGTWNEPNDRTNAYLLYKLAPETDDQETLYVAGVGTQGNGLFALANKFLGGAFGDGLSANIKSGYAWLCQRYQPGASIYIFGFSRGAYSARSLAGLVRKCGLSNDWSDASIDQAYGIYRDQGVGPSDDSVRAYRKQFAREVDVAFVGVWDTVGELGIPIGGLPVPGFSSYYNFHDTTLANSTRAAYHAIAANEFRSLYKPTLWTQGAEDRGTLPLEQRWFAGAHANVGGGYLSPPRDPADLLPLIPAEWLRQKAQFHGLQFDRPIAIPHEAYSCEPIDSYSEFTKMNPLLEDVCRKEARVAGAALNETVDASLANRLAASGFLNAFPELRDQLRALPVGT; encoded by the coding sequence ATGAAACTCGCCCTCTTCTTCGACGGCACCTGGAACGAGCCGAACGATCGCACGAACGCCTATCTGCTCTACAAGCTCGCGCCCGAAACGGACGATCAGGAAACGCTCTACGTGGCCGGCGTCGGCACGCAGGGCAACGGCCTCTTCGCACTGGCAAACAAGTTTCTCGGCGGCGCATTCGGCGACGGTCTCTCGGCCAACATCAAGAGCGGCTATGCGTGGCTGTGCCAGCGGTACCAACCGGGCGCTTCGATCTATATTTTCGGCTTTTCGCGCGGCGCCTACTCCGCGCGCAGCTTGGCCGGACTCGTCCGCAAGTGCGGGCTGTCAAACGACTGGAGCGATGCGTCCATCGATCAGGCGTACGGCATCTATCGCGATCAGGGCGTCGGGCCATCCGATGACTCGGTCCGTGCCTATCGCAAGCAGTTCGCGCGCGAGGTGGACGTCGCGTTCGTCGGCGTCTGGGATACCGTCGGCGAATTGGGGATTCCTATCGGCGGGCTGCCGGTGCCGGGCTTTTCCAGCTATTACAACTTCCACGACACCACGCTTGCCAACAGCACACGCGCGGCGTATCACGCGATCGCCGCGAACGAGTTCCGCTCGCTCTACAAGCCGACGCTATGGACGCAGGGCGCGGAGGATCGCGGCACGCTGCCGCTCGAACAGCGATGGTTCGCGGGCGCCCATGCAAACGTGGGCGGCGGCTATCTGAGCCCGCCGCGCGATCCGGCCGACCTGCTTCCGTTGATCCCGGCGGAATGGCTGCGGCAGAAGGCGCAGTTCCACGGTCTCCAGTTCGACAGGCCGATTGCGATTCCCCACGAAGCCTACTCGTGCGAACCTATCGATTCGTATTCAGAATTCACGAAGATGAATCCGCTTCTGGAGGACGTCTGCCGTAAGGAGGCGCGCGTAGCAGGCGCCGCACTCAACGAAACGGTCGACGCCAGCCTTGCGAACAGGCTTGCCGCTTCCGGTTTTTTGAATGCGTTTCCCGAGCTGCGCGACCAGCTGCGCGCTCTCCCTGTCGGAACGTGA
- a CDS encoding porin: MKGFKMTKAAVVAATAFAAAAPAFAQSSVTLYGIVDDSIVYQNSQTNLGRSAQGRSNVKTASGIWAGSRFGLKGAEDLGGGNKAIFQLESGFDINNGNQQFTNAMFARQAWVGLTNANYGTLTVGRQYTSYYTLLSPYSPTNWLTGYFGAHPGDIDNMDTIYRANNSVVYTSPKLYGFTVSGSYSFAGVPGSAYQGSAWSAAVQYAQGPVGMTVAFERFNNAANGGGIYSGSSAVVNNTAATDGTGQPGVSALTAGYQRAQAQNRFAVAGGYAFNSAWDISVTYSNVQYIPGVNSLFTDEAIFNTAGTVLHWKASSAWDFAAGYSYTWASKANGITSAASYHQFNLSQYYALSKRTGFYALEAFQRANGNTLSQPGTNGTPGRQVAANATLGDGFQNAPSATRNMFGAGVGIIHRF, encoded by the coding sequence ATGAAAGGTTTCAAAATGACCAAGGCTGCCGTCGTCGCCGCGACCGCGTTTGCAGCTGCTGCGCCGGCATTCGCGCAAAGCAGCGTGACGCTGTACGGTATCGTCGACGATTCGATCGTCTATCAGAACAGCCAGACGAACCTGGGGCGCAGCGCGCAGGGCCGCTCGAACGTGAAGACGGCGTCGGGCATCTGGGCCGGCAGCCGCTTCGGTTTGAAGGGCGCGGAAGATCTGGGCGGCGGTAACAAGGCCATCTTCCAGCTGGAATCGGGCTTCGATATCAACAACGGCAACCAGCAGTTCACCAACGCGATGTTCGCCCGTCAGGCATGGGTCGGTCTCACGAACGCGAACTACGGTACGTTGACGGTGGGTCGCCAGTACACGTCGTACTACACGCTGCTCTCGCCCTATAGCCCGACGAACTGGCTGACCGGCTACTTCGGCGCGCACCCCGGCGATATCGACAACATGGACACGATCTACCGCGCCAACAACTCGGTCGTGTACACGTCGCCGAAGCTCTATGGCTTCACGGTGAGCGGCTCGTACTCGTTCGCGGGCGTGCCGGGCAGCGCGTATCAAGGTTCGGCGTGGTCGGCGGCGGTGCAGTACGCGCAAGGGCCGGTCGGCATGACGGTCGCGTTCGAACGCTTCAACAATGCGGCCAACGGCGGCGGCATCTACAGCGGCAGTTCCGCAGTCGTCAACAACACCGCGGCGACCGACGGCACGGGTCAGCCGGGCGTCTCGGCGCTGACCGCAGGTTACCAGCGCGCGCAGGCGCAAAACCGTTTCGCGGTGGCGGGCGGCTATGCGTTCAACAGCGCGTGGGACATCTCGGTGACGTACTCGAACGTGCAGTACATCCCGGGCGTCAATTCGCTCTTCACGGACGAAGCGATCTTCAATACGGCGGGCACGGTGCTGCACTGGAAGGCATCGTCGGCATGGGATTTTGCGGCGGGCTACAGCTACACGTGGGCGAGCAAGGCGAACGGCATCACGAGCGCGGCGTCGTATCACCAGTTCAACTTGTCGCAGTATTACGCGCTCTCGAAGCGCACGGGCTTCTACGCGCTCGAAGCGTTCCAGCGCGCCAACGGCAATACGCTTTCGCAACCGGGAACCAACGGCACGCCGGGCCGTCAGGTCGCGGCCAATGCGACGCTCGGCGACGGCTTCCAGAATGCGCCTTCGGCTACGCGCAACATGTTCGGCGCAGGCGTGGGTATCATCCACCGGTTCTAA
- a CDS encoding aromatic ring-hydroxylating dioxygenase subunit alpha, translated as MHAALPQGDEDAVSTDAPGSPRDLRRIDIHPDHWYPLAWSGEVKRGKAHAVRFAGDPIVLVRTDSGNVFALEDRCAHRQVPLSAGVVDGESIRCCYHGWTYDCTGRCTDIPYLGRERLPNGVRAYPCREEAGLVFVFTGDPQRAATAKFPSLVSATDKAYKTRRFGREVKCHYTFMHENLMDMNHQFLHRRQMGSMRARSLGRRRGEGWIEVDYTFAREAGKQPIGEALVFGQKRGEKPDASQKDVMTIRTDYPYQTLKIRTKDETMVMDLWIAYVPLDAEQRTNRTFGLLSIRRPKISGLLDIAWPLLVWFTERIFKEDRWIVEREQEAHDRQGADHNHEVFPVINELRALLTEHGVPHGAAASPLADGRRVHRIVPVEELPAS; from the coding sequence ATGCACGCAGCGTTGCCGCAAGGCGATGAGGATGCCGTTTCAACCGATGCGCCGGGAAGCCCGCGCGATTTGCGCCGCATCGACATCCATCCCGATCACTGGTATCCGCTCGCGTGGTCGGGCGAAGTGAAGCGCGGTAAGGCGCACGCGGTGCGCTTCGCGGGCGATCCGATCGTGCTGGTGCGCACGGACTCGGGCAACGTGTTTGCGCTCGAAGACCGCTGCGCGCATCGGCAGGTGCCGCTTTCGGCGGGCGTCGTCGACGGCGAATCCATTCGCTGCTGCTATCACGGCTGGACCTACGACTGCACCGGCCGCTGTACCGACATTCCCTATCTCGGCCGCGAGCGTCTGCCCAACGGCGTGCGCGCGTATCCGTGCCGCGAGGAAGCGGGGCTCGTTTTCGTCTTCACGGGCGACCCGCAGCGTGCCGCCACCGCCAAGTTTCCGTCGCTCGTGAGCGCCACGGACAAAGCGTACAAGACGCGCCGCTTCGGCCGGGAAGTGAAGTGCCATTACACGTTCATGCACGAGAACCTGATGGACATGAACCATCAGTTCCTGCACAGGCGGCAGATGGGCAGCATGCGGGCGCGTTCGCTCGGGCGTCGGCGGGGGGAGGGCTGGATCGAGGTCGACTATACGTTTGCGCGCGAGGCGGGCAAGCAGCCGATCGGCGAGGCGCTCGTGTTCGGGCAAAAGCGCGGGGAAAAGCCGGATGCGTCGCAGAAGGACGTGATGACCATCCGCACGGACTATCCGTATCAGACGCTCAAGATCCGCACGAAAGACGAGACGATGGTGATGGATTTGTGGATCGCCTACGTGCCGCTCGACGCCGAGCAGCGCACCAACCGCACCTTCGGCCTGTTGTCGATCCGCCGCCCGAAAATCTCCGGGTTGCTGGATATCGCGTGGCCGCTGCTCGTGTGGTTCACCGAGCGCATTTTCAAGGAAGACCGGTGGATCGTGGAGCGCGAGCAGGAAGCGCACGACCGCCAGGGCGCAGACCACAACCACGAAGTCTTTCCGGTCATCAACGAACTGCGCGCGCTTCTGACGGAGCACGGCGTCCCGCACGGTGCGGCGGCATCGCCTTTGGCCGATGGCCGGCGCGTGCATCGCATCGTGCCCGTGGAGGAATTGCCGGCGTCGTGA
- a CDS encoding selenium-binding family protein gives MATWKPDPSFYPSPRLAAKAPRETLAYVATFDPERKSPDKLAVVDVDPDSSSYAQIVGELAMPDAGDELHHFGWNACSSCLCPNAPHPHMERRYLVVPGLRSSRIHIVDTKPDPRNPVIVKTIEPEELAEKTGYTRPHTVHCGPGGIYVTALGNAEGKAPGGVLLLDQQSFDPLGRWEVDRGPQQLAYDGWWHLGYDTMVTSEWGTPDTFEAGLVPELLLGAKYGRKLHFWDFTKRKHIQEIDFGDEYQLVFELRPAHDPTKAYGFVNCVISLRDLSSSIWTWYRDQDKWAVKKVIDIPAEPADASVLPPLLQGFGAVPPLVSDIDLSMDDRFLYVSCWGTGDMLQYDVSDPFAPKLTGKVRIGGVVARATHAGAQNGSLNGGPQMVEISRDGRRVYFTNSLYGAVDAQFYPEGIDGWMVKLDADPNGGLNVDEKFFIDWPKGHRPHQIRLQGGDCSSDSYCYP, from the coding sequence ATGGCGACATGGAAACCCGACCCGAGCTTCTACCCTTCCCCGCGTCTCGCCGCGAAGGCGCCGCGCGAAACGCTGGCCTACGTCGCGACATTCGATCCCGAGCGCAAGTCGCCAGACAAGCTCGCAGTGGTCGACGTCGATCCGGATTCGTCGAGCTATGCGCAGATCGTCGGCGAGTTGGCGATGCCCGACGCCGGCGACGAGCTGCATCACTTCGGCTGGAACGCATGTTCGTCATGCCTATGCCCGAACGCACCGCATCCGCATATGGAGCGGCGTTACCTCGTCGTGCCGGGACTGCGTTCGTCGCGCATTCATATCGTCGATACGAAGCCGGACCCGAGAAACCCGGTCATCGTCAAGACGATCGAGCCTGAAGAGCTCGCCGAGAAAACGGGCTATACGCGGCCGCATACGGTTCATTGCGGACCGGGCGGCATCTATGTCACCGCGCTCGGCAACGCTGAAGGCAAGGCGCCCGGCGGCGTGCTGCTGCTCGATCAACAGAGCTTCGATCCGCTTGGCCGCTGGGAAGTGGATCGCGGTCCGCAGCAACTGGCCTACGACGGCTGGTGGCATCTTGGCTACGACACGATGGTCACGAGCGAATGGGGCACGCCCGACACCTTCGAAGCGGGCCTCGTGCCCGAACTGCTGCTTGGCGCGAAGTACGGTCGCAAGCTGCATTTCTGGGACTTCACGAAGCGCAAGCACATACAGGAGATCGACTTCGGCGACGAATATCAGCTCGTTTTCGAACTGCGGCCCGCGCACGATCCGACCAAGGCATACGGCTTCGTCAACTGCGTCATCAGCCTGAGAGACCTGTCTTCGTCGATCTGGACGTGGTATCGCGACCAGGACAAATGGGCCGTGAAGAAAGTGATCGACATACCGGCCGAGCCCGCCGATGCCTCGGTGTTGCCGCCGCTTTTGCAAGGCTTCGGGGCCGTGCCGCCGCTCGTCTCGGATATCGACTTGTCAATGGACGACCGCTTCCTGTACGTCTCGTGCTGGGGCACCGGCGACATGCTGCAATACGATGTCTCGGATCCCTTTGCGCCGAAGCTCACTGGCAAGGTCCGCATAGGCGGCGTGGTGGCCCGCGCTACGCACGCGGGTGCGCAGAACGGTTCGCTTAACGGCGGCCCGCAAATGGTCGAAATCAGCCGCGATGGACGGCGCGTGTACTTCACCAACTCGCTCTACGGCGCGGTGGACGCACAGTTCTACCCTGAAGGCATCGACGGCTGGATGGTCAAGCTCGACGCCGATCCGAACGGCGGCTTGAACGTGGACGAGAAGTTCTTCATCGACTGGCCGAAAGGGCATCGCCCGCATCAAATCCGGCTGCAAGGCGGCGACTGTTCTTCGGACTCCTACTGTTATCCATGA
- a CDS encoding recombination-associated protein RdgC: MWFKNLQLHRLPVHWTVTPDQMQQWLAPLAFSDASSIENERRGWVSPRGDDALVYTVNRQMLITYRAEKKLLPASVVTQFTKERALELEEQQGFKPGRKQMRELKEQVTDELLPRAFSIRRDTRVWIDPVHGWLAIDSASATLADDIIGLLVKSVTDLPLASVRAARSPVSAMTEWLLTGDAPSGFTLDRDTELRSAGEGNATVRYVGHALEAEDMRRHIEAGKQCMRLAMTWDDRVSFVLTPSLTLKRVSALDVIKEAADPTATNDDERFESDFLLMTGELARLFAALTEALGGEEDLRAAA; this comes from the coding sequence ATGTGGTTCAAGAATCTTCAGCTTCACCGTCTTCCCGTTCACTGGACCGTCACGCCCGATCAGATGCAGCAGTGGCTCGCGCCGCTCGCGTTCAGCGATGCATCGAGCATTGAAAACGAGCGGCGCGGTTGGGTCTCGCCGCGTGGCGACGATGCGCTCGTCTATACGGTGAATCGTCAGATGCTGATCACGTATCGCGCGGAGAAGAAGCTCCTGCCCGCGTCGGTCGTCACGCAGTTCACCAAGGAGCGCGCGCTCGAACTCGAAGAGCAGCAGGGCTTCAAGCCGGGCCGCAAGCAGATGCGCGAACTGAAGGAGCAAGTGACCGATGAACTTCTGCCGCGCGCGTTCAGCATTCGCCGCGACACGCGCGTGTGGATCGATCCGGTGCATGGCTGGCTCGCCATCGACTCTGCATCGGCCACGCTCGCGGACGACATCATCGGCTTGCTGGTGAAGTCGGTCACGGACTTGCCGCTTGCCAGCGTGCGCGCCGCGCGTTCGCCTGTGTCGGCGATGACCGAGTGGCTCCTGACCGGCGACGCGCCCTCGGGCTTCACGTTGGATCGCGATACGGAGCTGCGTTCGGCAGGCGAGGGCAACGCGACCGTGCGCTATGTCGGCCACGCGCTGGAGGCCGAGGACATGCGCCGCCATATCGAAGCGGGCAAGCAATGCATGCGTCTTGCAATGACGTGGGACGACCGCGTGTCGTTCGTGCTGACGCCCTCGCTTACGCTCAAGCGCGTGAGCGCGCTCGACGTCATCAAGGAAGCCGCCGATCCCACGGCCACGAACGACGACGAACGCTTCGAATCCGACTTCCTGCTGATGACCGGCGAACTCGCGCGCCTTTTCGCGGCGCTGACCGAAGCGCTCGGCGGCGAAGAAGACCTGCGCGCGGCGGCCTGA
- a CDS encoding ankyrin repeat domain-containing protein → MQQDSDHNPPEPAREGPDEETIAFANEVFNAARRGDAALLDAWLNKGLPPNLRNDKGDSLVMLASYHGHADAVRVLLEHKADPDMRNDNGQTPIAGAAFKGFVDVVQTLLDHGADVEGASPDGRTALMIAAMFNRVEILDLLIARGANPDARDQGGLSAREAAARMGAPDTAARLAGKPAAPGA, encoded by the coding sequence ATGCAGCAGGACTCAGATCACAACCCGCCCGAACCGGCGCGCGAAGGCCCGGACGAAGAGACCATCGCGTTCGCGAACGAAGTCTTCAACGCTGCGCGCCGGGGCGATGCCGCCCTGCTCGATGCCTGGCTGAACAAGGGCCTGCCGCCCAACCTGCGCAACGACAAGGGCGACAGCCTCGTCATGCTCGCGAGCTATCACGGCCACGCCGACGCGGTGCGCGTGCTGCTCGAACACAAGGCCGATCCCGACATGCGCAACGACAACGGCCAGACGCCGATTGCCGGCGCCGCGTTCAAGGGCTTCGTCGACGTCGTGCAGACGCTGCTCGACCACGGCGCGGATGTCGAAGGCGCATCGCCCGATGGCCGAACCGCGCTGATGATCGCCGCCATGTTCAACCGCGTCGAGATTCTGGATTTGCTGATCGCGCGCGGCGCGAATCCGGACGCGCGCGATCAGGGCGGCTTGTCCGCGCGCGAAGCCGCCGCGAGAATGGGCGCTCCCGATACGGCGGCGCGACTCGCGGGCAAACCGGCGGCGCCCGGCGCATGA